From the genome of Triticum aestivum cultivar Chinese Spring chromosome 1A, IWGSC CS RefSeq v2.1, whole genome shotgun sequence:
CATTTACGATGCCAAATCAATTTTGTTAGATTCATTACGAAATGTAGTTTCATGGGATATATATTTGGTatggtagatattgatattttttaatatatatttggtcaaattttgcaaagtttgacttgacccaaatctaatatgcggagtaaaaagtaCCAGGAGGGAGTACATTTAGAGGTGGAGGGAATATAAAAAAAATCAATAATGAATAGTGTCATTTATTGTTCCGCACCGTTTATTGCTTGATTTGTGGTTTTCATAACCCATTTTTTGATAAGGGGCATTTTCATTCAATCGATATATCAAGTTGGTACAACTGCACCGCGTGAATCCCCGGCCTCTGCGTAGCACGACCCAAAACGTCCAACAAGGCCAAAATGGAAATATTTGTTTTCATAACTCATAAATGAAATTGTGTTTGAACATGGAATTTTACGTGTTTATACAAACCATCCCTTCGACATATTGTGTTGTTTTTAAGAATATTTCAAAACTTCGAAATATAGTATACTAGTTCCCATATACATACGGGTCTTGCCGGCTTCAACGGTAATTTGCTTTCCACACATGACGTTCTGTCCGGGTGCACGCACCTCCCGCACAACACAAAAAAGAGAGCAACAAAGCCGTCTCTGGGCTGGACCACGACCCCGCCGCGCCCGTGTCCGAGCGAGGCGGCCGATCCAAGAACCAATCCGGCGAGCGACGCCGCTTTCGCTTTGCCGCTCTGCTTTTTGGCGGCGCGTACTACAGGACGTCGCGAAAGGGGAgatgagagcgagagagagatcaaagCAACCCGCGACGCAGCGGAGCGAACCCCGAAATATTCCTCCtgctccttccttccttccccgcCTGCCCAAGTGCCCAGCCCGGCCTGGGGATCGCCGCCCGCGCCGTGGCTCCTTCCCTTTCCCTTTCCTCGACGGATCGATCAGATCAGGTGGCCGTAAGGATCGATGGGTGCTTTGACTGCCCCCGCCTCAAAGGAAGCGAAAAGCCCTTTCGCCCTCCTCTTTCTTTGGCCGCGGCCCCTTTCCTCTTTCATGCCCGCCCAGACCGGCCGCCCCGCCGGCGCGTCTGCAGCAAGCACCTCGTCGACGGCAGCGCCCAGCTCCCAAGAACATCGAGTGGTTTTCGCCGAATTCACCGCTGCCGGGATCATTTTCGCTTCACCCGCACGTCGTCGCGTGTCGCCGCCTCCGTCCGCCCATGCTTCTCCTACGCGATGATGGTTTCTCGCGCAGCTAGCGGCAGACAAAGCGTGTGCCCCCCCATCCATGCAACTCTCTGGGGATCCACGAGCTGATGAGCCATCAAAGGCGCACTCGAAATGTTCTTGACAACTTCTTCTAATCTAATCTAAAACGAAACACTCGACGCTCTTTCTTTCTTGGGTCTTACGTCTGTCATGTTCCGACCAAGCTCGATCGATCGATCCACCAGAAAGTTTGAGCCTAACCAATTACTACGTACGTACAGCGGGCACATGGGCGAATCATGGTTAGAGCATGTGCATGCTGAATTAATTAGAGCACGCAGCCCTAACAGATTCCCTACAAAGGGGCGTTTAAAGGTGGTTTACACCTTGCTTCTTTTGTTAAAGAAGAAAAATGGGGTTTGTAAAGCATGTGCGGAAAGACAGATTTTCTAAAACTTCAGCATTGATAATTGTGTTCTCCTCTGTTTTTAATACGATGTGTGTGTGCGTATATAATTTATTCCAACTGCACTTTGGGATGGATAAAATTCAAAGTTTTGATGTTTCAACATCGAACGATTCAACAACATTTGAAATCAACAAATTTACACAAAGAATCTCGTCCAAATAAATCGAATAATCCAAATTAACCATGAATAAACAAAGTTAAACACACTATCGCTCATGTAGCTACCATTGATGCTCAACGAGATCCTCGCGGAGCTGTCCATGTGATCCGTGGTCTCAAATCTCCACACACCTCAAGAAAAGCTTGAAATCAGTCCTGGTTCGTACGAGGTTTGGAAGTTTAACCAACATAGTCATAGTCCACCGGGGACCCATCTCAtactcgatgatcatgttgtgcaccATCACACAAGTTGTCGTGATCTTTTCCCGAGGTCTTCTTGTCCCAAAATCAAGCACTCCGGTCAATTACAAATCGAGCTTGCAATACCCCAAATGCTCTTTTAATGTCCTTCCTCGCTGCTTCTTAAGTCTTGGCAATGTGGGTTCTCTTCTTACCTTGAGGATTTGTAGTTGTTTTGATAGATGTTGACCATaaaggatagatgccatcagcGAGGGAGTAGCCCATCTCATAATCATGGCCATTGACCTTGAAGTTGCATGCAGGAGCATTATCACTTGCTAGCCTATCGAAAAGCGGAGATCTCTCCAAGACATTGATGTCACTGTGAGAGCTAGGAATGCCAAAGTAGCAATGCCAAATCTACAAGTCCTCGGAAGAAACTCTACGAGAATGGTAGTTAGATCATGGTAACGCCATGCAGTGTTTAATGTTGATTCTTCTACCTCCAATGTCTCACAGACTCAAAAATCATGGTTGTGATTTTTTTCATGTTCCCCCTTGTCTTATATATTCtttggattttccttggatttaaTCCTTGATTAAGGTGGTTGACAAGTTCAAGTATGACATCTTTACTATTCACTCTAGAGAATATTCTCACTTCATACCTGGATACCCTTGGCTCCACTTACCTTGATACCATCCACCCAAGATATTTATTTCAATTTATTGGAATTTTAACCCTGACTTCCACAGCTACTTCGAACCCACGCGGACCTATCCTCAGGTGCGACCAACACTGAACCGATTCTATTGAGCGTTCCCATGAGCCATGACCAGTCCCGGTCCCTCTATGGCCGCACCGGGCCAGATCGACGCCCAGCTTAGACACCTCTTTGTCCCCCCATAATATAATGCCTCTGTCCCTCCTTAGCACTTGGAGCTCCTACACCACCCCCAGGGTGCtgtgtgccaaggaaaccgctccctagccctcctcttctccctagCACTCCTATTCGCCCATATCACCCTCTAGCTCGGAAGCGTACACATCGAGGTTGCATCCTTCATGTTTCATGCATCCGACGACCACCCCTCATGCCCGCCTACACCCTGGagcctcgctgacctctagcaagATTCTGACGACCTTTTTTCTTCACTGCTCCATCGTTTCCCCCACGACAACGCTCCTTCCTATAGCCCCTAGCCCAACGGCGCTCCTCCCCATCATCCTCGACCATGGGCAAAACTGCACcacatgcggggggggggggggcacctatGGAGGAAAAGTTCATGTATAGGAAAAACATGCATAGAAAAGTGGCCACCAACCGCCATCACAGATTTCGATGAATGCTTGCATTCCGGGCCACACCATCACGACACTAGGAGAAGGATGAGTGGAAGAACCCATTCATACGAAGAAGCGCCCAAGCCATGGCATGTGGAGGATGAATTTCGCCTACTTTCTCAGCTATTTTGTTGCATGCTTACGTCACGCACGATGAGCCTCTATCAAATTGCATCGACAGAACATCTATCACATTTCTTAATTAGCTTATGAACATCATCTAATGACGAGAATTCATCATTGGCCAcatggaaggaagaagaaggaaaaaagaaaaggaggaagagagaCTTCGATGTAGGGTCTACTTCATTTGAGGAGTTAAGTTTAAGGGTTCATTTAGCTACATTTTTGTAACTCCTCAAATTTGAGGAGTTGATGTTTGAAACGTTTGGGGAGTTGAAATTTAGGGGTTCAATTAGAGAGGGGTCCagttagagatgctcttagagaAGAAAGCTAGCAACATGCCCCCAAAATATTCTTTTATTCCACATTCTATTTCTTCGTAAAGAGGATGAGCTAGGGACGCGGCGGTTCGAACCCGGGCTTAGATGAGCCCGGGGATGAACAGTAAAACCAAATAAAAAACAAATTAAAAATCCAAATATTTTTGTGCTGTAAGATGCTCTTGTGCATGAACTTTGTGCAAAATTTTATGAATTTTGGACATTAGAGGAGCTCGTGGAAAAAAAAGACAATTCTTGGGTGTCTGAAGAACTTTTGAAAATCACACTATTCACGCCCGATTTTGTCTTTTTTTCCAGGAGCTCCTCAAATGTCCATACTTCACAAAATTTTGCACGGAGTTCATGCACAGGCGCTTCTTGCACCACAAAAGGGctgcattttttttattttactgttcatcaggTGCATTTGAGCTCAGGTTCCGGATTGAATTGCTGATGAGCTTGATAATAATCTCCAAAATTAATAGCAAAAAGTAGTAAGAAACAATTATATGCCACATGGAGTTACACAGGTGCAAAGTGTAGCGACTAATTAGCTGTACAAAACACCTACAACACAATATCTGAAACTAACAGCAAAAACTATATTAGGAAACAGTTATAGACTATTTAACACTGAGCACCCTCTACTTATACTTATTCGAAATCAAACAAGCTTTCTACAACTTCGACCAAGACCATACGGTCCATACTCGTACGTGCGGGGATGGCCGATCCCACGGTGGAGGCCAACTCCGGTGGTCCCGTACACCGGCAGCTCATTACCGTACGACCCGTCGCGATCCCACCGGCCGCTCTCCGAAGCCGTGGCCGCGAGACTCTCGAGCTCGAACAGGTCGGAGCTCGCGTCGCTGCTCTTCTCGCCACCGTCGATGCGCGCCTCCACGTCCGCCGGCCGGagcagctcctcctccacctccaccacggGAATTCGGCGGCAGCGTCCCACTGCCGCGGCGGCCACGGCCAGCTCACCGTCAATGTCCAGGAACCTCACGGTCCGGGTACTCCGGCTCCGGCTCGCCCGCGCCGCAGACGGCGGCGGCGTCTTGGACAGGCAGGACCGCGCGTACGACGGCGCTGTGGAGCACACGGGATCCTGGTCCGCCGGGGCCGTCCGCTGAGCCGAATGGCGCTTCCCGGCGAAGATGGAGTTGAGCAGGCTGGCGAGCCGCGCGCCGGGGGACGCCGGCCTGCTGCAGCCCCGGGCGGCGGCCGTCGGCTTCTTCGTCCTCGCCGACTTCTCCGGAGcgggatgctgctgctgctgctgttgcctctgcctcggcgccgcgccgccggacgtgcGGATGCGGTTGAGGCGGCCGAGGGAGCACTCCACCTCGGACGAGGAAAAGTAGCCTCGGCCGGAGCAGTCCGCGGCCGCGGCGCCCTGCGTCGGCGCCTCGCCGCGCGCCCGGTGGCTGGCGGCCAAGGCCggcttgtagtagtagtagtaatgcaGGGCGGCCTCCTCCTGCTTCTTGGCCGCAGCCGCCGCCCgtgtcgccgccgccgacgccgacctCGCCGCCGTGGCGCTTCTCGCCTCGGGGCCGTCCATGGAGTCGCATATCGCGTCGAGCAGCGTGGAGGAGAAGGACGGCTGGTCGGCCGGCCGCCTCGGCGCCCACCTCATGTCCATCGCCGATCGATCTGCGCACTCGGCTGAGCGGAGCGGAGCAGAGGCAGAGCAGCGGGCGGCGCGGCAATGATGGTGCAGGGGAGGCGAGCTAGGCTAGGCGTGTGATTTGATTCGATGGACCGATCGATCGGGGAGGAGTGGAGTGGAGTGGTGTGGAGTGGAGTGGAGCGGAGCAGTGCGGGCGGGCGTGCGGGCGAGGGGATCTTGTTGCCGGGACGGGCGGGGCCCGCCTTCATTCCCCTGTCCGTCTGGCTGGCTGCTTCACATCGAGCTTCTCTTCCTTGCTCGTGCCGTCTCACTCCCTGTCTCTCTTGCCCTCTTTTCCTTTCGCTTTGTCGGCACTTCTCCGCGGCCACTTGGCTCGCCATTTACCGTCTCGACATCACCGCTCTGTAAATACGTCACGTCGTAGTGTGTACATGTGCAGTTACATTTCCATGCGTGAACCCTGCACAAAGGAAATGATGAGTCGAACGTCTCTAATTTTCACTCATGTTGTatgaaaattttagttttccctGCAAAAACAGATATTACTCTATCTGATCTAAAATAAGTTTCGTGAATTTTTTTAGCTAAAAAAAATTTGAACTTAATAGTGGAGTAACTATCAGGTCTACTGACATTCTTTTTTGAAAAGAAAGATGACCCCGGCCCTTTGCAGCTGGGCGATGCATTGCAATCATATTATtaattatttgcaaagaccttacaAATAAAGCTGATAATATTAAATTTATGATTAAGAAATATTTCCATGATGTAAAATTTGAATAAATTCGAAGTATCATTTTAAAATGAGAATAACAATGATTGTGGCATATTTTCTATATTTAGAACCTGGGCTCTTCGATcttgattttttttactttattAATCTTTATTTCATTTCATTTCAGTATTTCCACTTCCTTTATCCCTAACATTTGCGTCAGTAGAGAACTCCCAAGCTGGATCCAAAATTGACGGTTTGATGTGAGCTTAGGTGTTCTCAAAATAGGAATCCATTTTCTATCTCCTTGAAATTGACGTTTCAATACCTTCATCTTGTTGTTGTTCCCATGCTTCCTTTTTCTGTCCTACCATTCCATTACATAATTTATTTCATTATTAAGATTAACAACGATCCAAAGTAGCTTGAAATAAATAATAGTTGTTTCATGGGAACCATCTCGTGAAAGTTGGGCATTGATACATGGTATACACGTAACCATGATGCATTAACTAACTTGTTCACCTATGAAAAATAAAAACTTAAAAATGTAAAACAGAAATGTTAGTGTTCTAAGCTAAAAAATCTTGTTGAACTAAACAATCTGTTTTATGTTTACTTAAATCATACTCCAGGATTGTATGTTGCGTTCTTGGAAGGATAAATCACTCCCGGAAAGAGGTCTATTGATTCTTTCACAATTGGTTGATTTAGTTCACGGGGTGAGGTCTTTAGTTCAAATCCAGGATGGCCCGGTTGTACCAGGAGAAAAATCATCCTACGGTTTATCCTTGTGCCAGATGAAAGGATTCGATCAATCCTCCATTCTAGATACCAGAGAGATGGAAACTAAAGTGAAGGCGGAAATGAGACTGAAATAATTGTTtcgagaggaggaattgaagtgggcgctAAGAGCTAAAGTATGAAAAGTCGCCCAAGGGGACGATAACacacaattctttcatatgattgcgaATGGCAAGCATTGAAAGAAGaaaatctttcagcttgagcaagatgaggggACGATTTTAGGATAGGAGAACCTAAAACTATACATCACCAATTATTACAAGTAGCTATTTGGGGCACCTGGGGATAATTTTGTGTCCTTAGACGAGTCTAGGGTTGAGGACATCCCTCAACTAGCAATGGACGAGAACGAAATTTTGACCGCCCCATTTtcgaagaaagaggtgtttgaggcaatTTCACAGATGAAGAATAATGAAGCTCCTGGGCCGGATGGTTTTCTGGCTgagttttataaaaagtgctggcacattattaagggtgATTTGCTTCCAATGTTCCATGATTTGTTTTCTAGACATTTGCAGATATTTCACTTAAATTTCGGAATGATTACTTTACTTCCGAAGAAAACAGAGGCGGTGCGGATTGAGCAGTTTAGACTAATATGTGTTCTTAATATCAGCtttaaaatcttcaccaaggtgggaactaactgttggggaacgtagtaatttcaaaattttcctacgcacacgcaagatcatggtgatgcatagcaacgaggggagagtatgatctacgtacccttgtagatcgcaacggaagcgttgacacaacgtagttgaagtagtcgtacgtcttcttcccgatccgaccgatccaagcaccgttactccggcacctccgagttcttagcacacgtacagctcgatgacaatccccgggctccgatccagcaaagcttcggggaggagttccgtcagcacgacggcgtggtgacgatcttgatgttctaccgtcgcagggcttcgcctaagcaccgctacgatatgaccgaggtggaatatggtggaggggggcaccgcacacggctaaggaacgatcacaaagatcaacttgtgtgtctagaggtgccccctgcctccgtatataaaggagccaagggggagaggtgcgccggccaggaggagggcgcaggaggagtcctactcctaccgggagtaggactccccccaatcctattccaactaggactcccaagggggaaagagggagaggggtggccggccacctctcctagtcctaataggactaggggagggggggaggcgcgcagcccttatgagcagccctttcacctttccactaaggcccaataaggcccatatgactcccggggggttccggtaacctcccggtaatccggtaaaatcctgatttcacccggaacacttccgatgtccaaacataggcttccaatatatcaatctttatgtctcgaccatttcgagactcctcgtcatgtccgtgatcacatccgggactccgaacaaccttcggtacatcaaaatgcataaactcataataactgtcatcgtaacgttaagcgtgcggaccctacggttcgagaacaatgtagacatgaccgagacacgtctccggtcaataaccaatagcgggacctggatgcccatattggctcctacatattctacgaagatctttatcggtcagaccgcataacaacatacgttgttccctttgtcattggtatgttacttgcccgagattcgatcgtcggtatccaatacctagttcaatctcgttaccggcaagtctctttactcgttccgtaatacatcatctcacaactaccatattagttgtaatgcttgcaaggcttatgtgatgtgcattaccgagagggcccagagatacctctccgacaatcggagtgacaaaacctaatctcgaaatacgccaacccaacatgtaccattggagacacctgtagtactcctttataatcacccagttacgttgtgacgtttggtagtacccaaagtgttcctccggtaaacgggagttgcataatctcatagttataggaacatgtatatgtcatgaagaaagcaatagcaacatactaaacgatcgggtgctaagctaatggaatgggtcatgtcaatcagatcattcaactaatgatgtgacctcgttaatcaaataacaactcattgttcatggttaggaaacataaccatctttgattaacgagctagtcaagtagaggcatactagtgacactttgtttgtctatttattcacacatgtattatgtttccggttaatacaattctagcatgaataataaacatttatcatgattataaggaaataaataataactttattattgcatctagggcatatttccttcagtctcccacttgcactagagtcaataatctagattacactgtaatgattctaacacccatggagccttggtgctgatcatgttttgctcgtggaagaggcttagtcaacgggtctgcaacattcagatccgtatgtatcttgcaaatctctatgtctcccacctggactagatcccggatggagttgaagcgtctcttgatgtgcttggtccttttgtgaaatctggattcctttgccaaggcaattgctccagtattgtcacaaaagattttcattggacccgatgcactaggtatgacacctagatcggatatgaactccttcatccagactccttcgtttgctgcttccgaagcagctatgtactccgcttcacatgtagatcccgctacgacgctttgtttagaactgcaccaactgacagctccaccgttcaatgtaaacacgtatccggtttgcgatttagaatcgtccggatcagtgtcaaagcttgcatcaacgtaaccttttacggtgagctctttgtcacctccatatacgagaaacatatccttagtccttttcaggtatttcaggatgttcttgaccgctgtccagtgatccactcctggattactttcgtacctccctgctaaacttatagcaaggcacacatcaggtctggtacacagcattgcatacatgatagagcctatggctgaagcatagggaacatctttcattttctctctatcttctgaagtggtcgggcattgagtctgactcaacttcacaccttgtaacacaggcaagaaccctttctttgcttgatccattttgaactttttcaaaatcttgtcaaggtatgtgctttgtgaaagtccaattaagcgtcttgatctatctctatagatctttatgcctaatatgtaagcagcttcaccgaggtctttcattgaaaaactcttattcaagtatccctttatgctatccagaaattctatatcatttccaatcaataatatgtcatccacatataatatcagaaatgctacagagctcccactcactttcttgtaaatacaggcttctccgtaagtctgtataaacccaaatgctttcatcacactatcaaagcgtttattccaactccgagaggcttgcaccagtccataaatggatcgctggagcttgcacactttgttagctccctttggatcaacaaaaccttctggttgcatcatatacaactcttcttccagaaatccattcaggaatgcagttttgacatccatctgccaaatttcataattataaaatgcggcaattgctaacatgattcggacagacttaagcatcgctacgggtgagaaggtctcatcgtagtcaaccccttgaacttgtcaaaaaccttttgcgacaagtcgagctttatagacagtaacattaccgtcagcgtcagtctttttcttgaagatccatttattctcaattgcttgccgatcattgggcaagtcaaccaaagtccatactttgttctcatacatggatcccatctcagatttaatggcttcaagccattttgcggaatctgggctcaccatcgcttcttcatagttcgtaggttcatcatgatctagtagcatgacttccagaactgaattaccgtaccactctggtgcggatcttactctggttgatctacgaggttcagtagtatcttgttctgaagtttcatgatcattattattaacttcctcacttattgttgtaggtgtcacagaaacagttttctgtgatgtactattttccaacaagggagcaggtacagttacctcgtcaagttctactttcctcccactcacttctttcgagagaaactccttctcaagaaagtttccgaatttagcaacaaaagtcttgccttcggatctatgatagaaggtgtatccaatagtttcctttggatatcctatgaagacacatttctccgatttgggttcgagcttatcaggttgaagctttttcacataagcatcgcagccccaaactttcagaaacgacaactttggtttcttgccaaaccatagttcataaggcgtcgtctcaacggatttttgatggtgccctgtttaacgtgaatgcgtccgtctctagagcgtatccccaaaatgatagcggtaaatcagtaagagacatcatagatcgcaccatatctagtaaagtatgattacgatgttcggacacaccattacgctgtggtgttccgggtggcgtgagttgcgaaactattccacaatttttcaaatgtacaccaaactcgtaactcaaatattctcctccacgatcagatcgtagaaactttattttcttgttacgatgattttccacttcactctgaaattctttgaacttttcaaatgtttcagacttatgtttcattaagtaaatataaccatatctgcttaaatcatctgtgaaggtgagaaaataacgatatccgccacgagcctcaatattcatcggaccacatacatctgtatgtatgatttccaacaaatctgttgctctctccatagtaccggagaacggtgttttagtcatcttgcccatgaggcacggttcgcaagtaccaagtgattcataatcaagtggttccaaaagtccatcagtatggagtttcttcatgcgctttacaccgatatgacctaaacggcagtgccacaaataagttgcaccatcattatcaactctgcatcttttggcttcaacattatgaatatgtgtatcactactctcgagattcgataagaatagaccactcttcaagggtgcgtgaccataaaagatattactcatataaatagaacaaccattattctctgatttaaatgaataaccgtctcgcatcaaacaagatccagatataatgttcatgcttaacgctggcactaaataacaattatttaggtctaatactaatcctgaaggtagatgtagaggtagcgtgccgaccgcgatcacatcaactttggaaccgtttcccacgcgcatcgtcacctcgtccttagccaatcttcgcttaatccgtagcccctgtttcgagttgcaaatattagcaacagagccagtatcaaatacccaggtgctactgcgagcattagtaaggtacacgtcaataacatgtatatcatatatacctttgttcaccttgctatccttcttatccgccaaatactttgggcagttccgcttccagtgaccagtctgcttgcagtagaagcactcagttttaggcttaggtccagacttgggtttcttctcttgagcagcaacttgcttgccgttcttcttgaagttccccttcttcttccctttgccctttttcttgaaactagtggttttgttaaccatcaacacttgatgctcctttttgatttctacctccgcggctttcagcattgcgaagagctcgggaatagtcttgttcatcccttgcatattatagttcatcacgaagctcttgtagcttggtggcagtgattggagaattctgtcaatgacgcaatcatctggaagattaactcccaattgaatcaagtgattattatacccagaaattttgagtatatgctcactgacagaactgttctcttccatcttgcagctatagaacttattggagacttcatatctcgcaatccgggcatttgcttgaaatattaacttcaactcctgaaacatctcatatgctccatgacgttcaaaacgtcgttgaagtcccgattctaagccgtaaagcatggcacactgaactatcgagtagtcatcagctttgctctgccagacgttcataacatctggtgttgctccagcagcaggcctagcacccagcggtgcttccaggacgtaattcttctgtgcagcaatgaggataatcctcaagttacggacccagtccgtgtaattgctaccatcatctttcaactttgctttctcaaggaacgcattaaaattcaacggaacaacagcacgagccatctatctacaatcaacataaacaagcaagatactatcaggtactaagttcatgataaatttaagttcaattaatcatattacttaagaactcccacttagatagacatccctctaatcctctaagtgatcacgtgatccaaatcaactaaaccatgtccgatcatcacgtgagatggagtagtttcatcggtgaacatcattatgttgatcatatctactatatgattcacgctcgacctttcagtctccgtgttccgaggccatatctgtatatgcttgggtcgtcaagtataacctgagtattccgcgtgtgcaactgttttgcacccgttgtatttgaacgtagagcctatcacacccggtcatcacgtggtgtctcagcacgaagaacttt
Proteins encoded in this window:
- the LOC123092833 gene encoding protein BIG GRAIN 1-like; amino-acid sequence: MDMRWAPRRPADQPSFSSTLLDAICDSMDGPEARSATAARSASAAATRAAAAAKKQEEAALHYYYYYKPALAASHRARGEAPTQGAAAADCSGRGYFSSSEVECSLGRLNRIRTSGGAAPRQRQQQQQQHPAPEKSARTKKPTAAARGCSRPASPGARLASLLNSIFAGKRHSAQRTAPADQDPVCSTAPSYARSCLSKTPPPSAARASRSRSTRTVRFLDIDGELAVAAAAVGRCRRIPVVEVEEELLRPADVEARIDGGEKSSDASSDLFELESLAATASESGRWDRDGSYGNELPVYGTTGVGLHRGIGHPRTYEYGPYGLGRSCRKLV